The sequence below is a genomic window from Calonectris borealis chromosome 33, bCalBor7.hap1.2, whole genome shotgun sequence.
GTTCCGTTAGGCGACATGGCGTTATCGCAGCGGGCCGGTTCGATGATTTGCTGTTCCCAAGGGCAGTGAGCGACCGACCCGCGCCGGGAGGATTCCGGTTTTCTGCGGCtgcaggaaagagggaaaggagacAAAGCGCCGAAAACGGAGTCTGAGGCGGAGGGAAAGGTTAATTACTCTCCGAACCGTGATTTCGTATTGTGAATTAGAAACCGAGTTAGGAGTCGTTAATTACCATAATTATAACAAGATATCATTGTAGTAAACTGCTGCCCGTTAGTATTCTATTTCTGCTTCGTATCTGGAAATTCTTATGATGGTGATATGCTTGGGCGTCATGAATGCCTAAATTTAACATTGCTGTTATTTAATAAGTAAGAGGCATTAATAAGGCCCAATTAGTGTTctaaaggtttttaaaatttaactgcactggtttttatttaatttgcactgtttttacttttattttagctCTACTTGGAATTAATTAATACCtgtggtttggtgggtttttttcccccaaaattctgATGTTTAAGTTCAGGTGGTTATAACGCTCTGTTAgtcttctaattttattttaaatctaaatcttttaatgttgttatttttGGTTGAGAATCGTTACCGCCTATGAGTTTTCTTAATACCTACATTTAAATACAGCCATTATTTAATGactcattttcatttctctttatttaaaaatctaaagcTTCACTTACTATTTGGGTTCTAAGCAGGAGTCATTATCGCCTCTGAACTTATCTACAGCTGTGTTACAATTTAGGTATTATTAAACACTCCCAATCagctttcaaatttttattttcattttaaattctaaaactttcttattttgtttccGATTGGGAGTTATTAACGCCTGCAATTTATTTAATAATGGCTATATTTAAATTTAGCTATTGATGACTCTCAACTAGTTTTCTATCTTTATTGCTTAAAAAAGgatggctaattttttttttttattattacaataCAGATTAGGAATAATTACCGCCTGGTTCGTTAAGTAATAGCAATGATTCAATTTAGCCATGACTCATCCctaaatattatttcctttatttatttgcaCTTTAGCGTTTTAATTGACACTTTGCTACTAAGTGGGATTAACTAGTgcctgcgattttttttttttaatactagctAGAGTTGTTTCTTTACGGATATTAATCCCAGTTAGTGCtctattatttatattttgctgCTTGTAATTTTATAGTATATATTGGGAGTAATTAGTGTCTGTAGAGTTTTGCATAATAGTTAGAGTCTAGGCATTATTTACTCACAAAGGCTGTTCTCGTTACTGTTATTTAAGTTTTTATTCTAgatgttttaaagtaaataacaagtaataaaaattaaaataacagaaaccaGGGACGTTGGAGATCCCAGGAAAAACAACAGGAGCACCTCGGTGTGACCAGAGGTCGGACAGGTGCTTCGGTCCAGCTCAGCGGCTGCAGGATTTCGCACTTCAGCTCCGCCAGCCCTTTTTTCTGGAACCCCCAATTCTGGGGGGAACGAATGCACGTGCAGCAGATACACCACAGCATCAAACCGCTGGCTGCGCCACCACCACTGGCCGCACCCAACCGTCGCCGCTGCGCCAACAGGAGCCCGAGCGCCTGCTGCCACCTTGGCCAACGGCGCATCCGACAAAACCTGTGACGACACTGAGACCGCAAGGACACAGCGGAGACGAAGGCGAGCGGACACATTACATCGCAGCAGGTACGATGTGTAATGCTGAAACGCTGCGCCAGGTCACACACACGCAGCACAGATAATTGTATTCTGTGTGAGATGCGCAGCCGTCCTTAGCGTCTTCACAACTCTCTCTTCACGGCACCATTGCCTCCGCCGTGGGGATTCCCGGGCGGAAAACGAGCGAGCTCTGCACGTTGCGGTGTGCCCTCACCTTCCACACCCGCACACGAGAACAGCTGCCCACCTGTCAGGCGACACCAGAAACCACAAAGCCCCTTGAATGAATTTACAGTCCCGCAGTTCCACAAACCAGTTACACTTCACAGCCCGACCCTCCTTTGCGCTGGGTGTCTGCTTCACCTCCATGCACCCTCCCACAGCCATCTCCCCGCGGTCTGTCCCCGCATGACATGTGGCAGAGCGGCCAGGAGCGAGGGGGGCGGAACCAACGGGGGGAAACTAAAAACCTCCCCTGGATTGGGACGTGCGCCTCCTGCTCTGGCTTGGGTTTGCAGCTCGCCAAGCACCAAATTGAGGAACAGGCGGCTGCTGGAGACGACGCCACCCGCTCCTTCACTGCAGCTTTGCACGGACAACCTGACCAGGTTGGTAATTAAGCTTAATTTTACCGGGCGGAACGCAAACCTTTCTTTAAGTAGATATAAATAACTTAAGATTATATGGAGTTACATGTGAAAGTAGTTTGCTAAATGTAGTACCAGCATTACCAGCAGAAATGATGTGCTTtagttttctgtctgaaaaagaaaacacggTGCTGTTGCTCTTCGTGTCTGTCAAGACTACACACGCTGCTAAACTGGTCCCAGCACGGCCTTTGGACAGGACAGGCTGCCAGAGCAGAACTAGATCCCATAAGAATCCTCTGAAACATCCCTAGCTGCAGCGTGAATTATTCACTGTAAATCACCAACAGCACTTCCCCGTCACCCAAACTCCGAGAAGGTTTCTCCAGCCGACTCCCGTAGCAGATATAAACAGGCCCTAAAGGACAGAAAACACGAGAGTAGggctgaaacaaaaaataaaatacacacatcAGAAACCGTACTGAGCACCGTAACTCGCACCTGAGCAGCTGGAACAGTAatgaaggacaaaagaaaatgccTCAGGGGAGATGTTGAGGGGGCAGAGGACCTGGGGGGCTCGGAGCAGAGCATGGCTGTCCTCGGGGAATCCTGGCTGGCGGCTCCAGCATCAGCAAGCCGCGGGAAGGGCTgtaggggagctgggggggtctgAAGTGGGCTGCTGAGCCAAAAGGGTCCTcggagaggggaggaggtggtgcTGGGGGGAGCGCGCCTGCCCTGTAGGGAGCCCTGCACCCTctgggctgccggcagccccctTGCCACTGATTCTGGGATGGAGAAAGGGGGCTGGAGGGCGGCTGTGGTCCTGCAGGACAGGGGGGCCAAGGCCCTGAGGCAGTGTGAGCTGCGGGGGGCAGTCCTGGGGCGGAATGGGGTGAGGGGGCTCGGGCAGCAGGATGCTTCTGCGATGCTGCCTCGCAGAGTGCTGGGTCTGGCCACCCACTGCTGGCCCCTGctgtgccctccccagcccccttctGCGTCACCCACCCATCCGGACAGGCTACTCCCAtctggtgctcctggggggtccctgctcccACGGACAGTGGCGGGACCCTCGGTGGGTCAGGGTGGGCAGGGACACCCATACTGCACAGGGACAGTGGGACCACGACAGATGGGGGGGCCCCCCCGTGtcctcccctgcacccctccccatgtcccccccgccACCCTTGACCCTCCTCAGGCTGCCCCGAGTCCCCCCACAGGTGGGGTgcctgctcccccagcacccgcagacccttccctcctccccctgccctgcacaACCTCAGGCAGGTTTTGGGGGCGAAGCGTTGTTCCGCAGGCCTCTGTTGCCCGCCAGCCCCCTTACCGTGTGCCGGGCTGTTGGCCCCTGTTGCAGTCCAGGCGGAAACAGCAGCGAGAGCCATTTGAGGATGCGGCCTCTGCCGGGCCCTGCGCCAGGGGTCTGCGCTGCCACCAGACCCCCAGCCCCGAAGCCGCTCATCCCAGGCAAGCCCACCCCCCgattcctcccctctcctctctcctcaggGAACGGAGGGCTCCCAGCCCCACATGGACCCAGGCACCCGCGGCCCCGAGGCGGTAGCGAGCCAGGGAGACGCCAGGACAGGTACAGGACGGGGCTGGGCTCAGCATTGGGCTCAGCGCTCGTCCCTGCGGGCTGGGAGCGGAGGGCGGCGGGGTCAACACCCCAGGccgggatggggctgctgctggctgtgtGGTACCCCctccccgtcccgtccctcccCAGCGCCGTCGCCCATCTGCCCAGCAGGTgacaggcaggaggagagccTGGAGAGGGGGGGCATGTCgctgagcagagcaggaggagacGCATCCCCCGGGCAGGAGACAGAGCAGGAGCGTGGCGGTGGTGCCGGGGCGGCACGGTCGCGCACCAACACCTGCGAGGCGTGCGGGAAGACCTTCAGCCTACGCTCCAACCTGCTGACCCACCGCCGCAGCCACCTGGGCGAGCGGCCCTACGCCTGCCCCGAGTGCGGGCGCTGCTTCGGGCAGAGCTCCCATCTCCTCACCCACCAGCGGCtgcacaccggcgagcggccctaccgCTGCCGCGACTGCGGCCGCAGCTTCAACGTCAACTCGGACCTGGTGAAGCACCGGCGGACGCACACGGGTGAGCGGCCCTATCCCTGCCCCGAGTGCGGGCGCCGCTTCGGCAGCAGCTCCAACCTCACCCGGCACCAGCGACTGCACACGGGCGAGCGGCCCTACCGCTGCCCCGACTGCAGCGAGAGCTTCCGGGACTGCCCCTCGCTCACCATCCACCGGCGcacccacaccggcgagcggccctacccCTGCCCGGCGTGCGGCAAGGCCTTCGCTGACAGCTCACTGCTGGCCAAGCACCAGCGCACACACCGTGCCGAGAAGTCCTTCGCCTGCCCCGACTGCGGAAAGAGCTTCTCCACCAGCTCCTACCTGCTGCGGCACCGGCGCACCCACCTGCCCGAGAAGCCCTACCGCTGCGGAGAGTGCGGCCGGGGCTACAGCCAGTTCGCCCACCTCACCACCCACCAGCGGGtgcacaccggcgagcggcctTACGTCTGCCCCGAGTGCCGTAAGAGCTTCACCACCAGCTCGGCGCTCACCAAGCACAAGCGCgtccacaccggcgagcggccctacgTCTGCCCTGACTGCGGCAAGAGCTTCACCCAGAGCTCCAACGTCATCACCCACTGGCGTCTGCAGCACGGCAAGTCCCTCTGACGGCCCTGGCCCCTTCCCTGGCGCCGGGGTCCCCTCCCCGAGGTTTCTCTGTGTGG
It includes:
- the LOC142074175 gene encoding uncharacterized protein LOC142074175 isoform X2, with product MWQSGQERGGRNQRGETKNLPWIGTCASCSGLGLQLAKHQIEEQAAAGDDATRSFTAALHGQPDQGTEGSQPHMDPGTRGPEAVASQGDARTGDRQEESLERGGMSLSRAGGDASPGQETEQERGGGAGAARSRTNTCEACGKTFSLRSNLLTHRRSHLGERPYACPECGRCFGQSSHLLTHQRLHTGERPYRCRDCGRSFNVNSDLVKHRRTHTGERPYPCPECGRRFGSSSNLTRHQRLHTGERPYRCPDCSESFRDCPSLTIHRRTHTGERPYPCPACGKAFADSSLLAKHQRTHRAEKSFACPDCGKSFSTSSYLLRHRRTHLPEKPYRCGECGRGYSQFAHLTTHQRVHTGERPYVCPECRKSFTTSSALTKHKRVHTGERPYVCPDCGKSFTQSSNVITHWRLQHGKSL
- the LOC142074175 gene encoding uncharacterized protein LOC142074175 isoform X1, producing MWQSGQERGGRNQRGETKNLPWIGTCASCSGLGLQLAKHQIEEQAAAGDDATRSFTAALHGQPDQGTEGSQPHMDPGTRGPEAVASQGDARTAPSPICPAGDRQEESLERGGMSLSRAGGDASPGQETEQERGGGAGAARSRTNTCEACGKTFSLRSNLLTHRRSHLGERPYACPECGRCFGQSSHLLTHQRLHTGERPYRCRDCGRSFNVNSDLVKHRRTHTGERPYPCPECGRRFGSSSNLTRHQRLHTGERPYRCPDCSESFRDCPSLTIHRRTHTGERPYPCPACGKAFADSSLLAKHQRTHRAEKSFACPDCGKSFSTSSYLLRHRRTHLPEKPYRCGECGRGYSQFAHLTTHQRVHTGERPYVCPECRKSFTTSSALTKHKRVHTGERPYVCPDCGKSFTQSSNVITHWRLQHGKSL
- the LOC142074175 gene encoding uncharacterized protein LOC142074175 isoform X4 — encoded protein: MDPGTRGPEAVASQGDARTGDRQEESLERGGMSLSRAGGDASPGQETEQERGGGAGAARSRTNTCEACGKTFSLRSNLLTHRRSHLGERPYACPECGRCFGQSSHLLTHQRLHTGERPYRCRDCGRSFNVNSDLVKHRRTHTGERPYPCPECGRRFGSSSNLTRHQRLHTGERPYRCPDCSESFRDCPSLTIHRRTHTGERPYPCPACGKAFADSSLLAKHQRTHRAEKSFACPDCGKSFSTSSYLLRHRRTHLPEKPYRCGECGRGYSQFAHLTTHQRVHTGERPYVCPECRKSFTTSSALTKHKRVHTGERPYVCPDCGKSFTQSSNVITHWRLQHGKSL
- the LOC142074175 gene encoding uncharacterized protein LOC142074175 isoform X3, which produces MDPGTRGPEAVASQGDARTAPSPICPAGDRQEESLERGGMSLSRAGGDASPGQETEQERGGGAGAARSRTNTCEACGKTFSLRSNLLTHRRSHLGERPYACPECGRCFGQSSHLLTHQRLHTGERPYRCRDCGRSFNVNSDLVKHRRTHTGERPYPCPECGRRFGSSSNLTRHQRLHTGERPYRCPDCSESFRDCPSLTIHRRTHTGERPYPCPACGKAFADSSLLAKHQRTHRAEKSFACPDCGKSFSTSSYLLRHRRTHLPEKPYRCGECGRGYSQFAHLTTHQRVHTGERPYVCPECRKSFTTSSALTKHKRVHTGERPYVCPDCGKSFTQSSNVITHWRLQHGKSL